The DNA region CCAGTATCTACACGTGATCGTGCCGGATAAGGCTTTCTTGCTTGCTACAGTGAATGGGGACGGACGGCTTGTTTCCGCCAGAGGTCCAATAGCCCCAGCTTCAATACAGTATCTATCTACCTTCGTTGACTTTGCCTGGAGCAACAACGAGCGAATCATCAAGTCAACCTTCGGCCGTGTCTACACTTTTCGCCGCTGCACCAAAAAACTGCCTTGCAACTCAAACTCATCCAACAAACTACTTTGTCATTGCAGTCGCCGACATGTCTACTCAAATCGCAGCCTTGGAAGAGGATCGCCAACAGTATCAAGAGCAGGTGCGCGTCAACTGCCCCCAGCCTGACAGCCGAAACGTTGGCTAACTACCTCTCTACAGCTCGATGTCGTTCTCGCCGGCCTTAAAGATGACCCCGAAAATCCCGAACTCAAGAATCTGCAGGCGGAGTTGAATGATATGATCTCCCTCCTAAACGAGTCTCTTGCTGAGCTGCAGCCGAAGCAGGCACCCAAGCCCGCAACACAGAAAGCTCCCAGCCcgcccgagcccgagaagTGGTCCAAGGAGAACCATCCCGccttcaagaaggccgccccCGCTCCCGCCCCCGAAGAGAAGGACGACGCACCGCCCGTCACGTACCAGGTGAACGACACCGTTATGGCCAAATGGGCATCAGGCGACAGAGGTTTCTACCCTGCACGCATCACATCCATCACAGGCTCTTCCACGGCTCCCATATACATTGTCAAATTCAAAAGCTACGAGAACACCGAAACTTTGCGTGCCAAGGACATCCGTCCTGTGTCCAATAAACGCAAGGCTGACGGCGCACCAGCGTCCGGGCCCGGCACCGGCCAGCAAGCCGCCCACACACCGCCCGTCCCATCCAATGGCGTCGTCACCTCCGCTGCCGCCAGCTTATATCCGGAACAGCAAGCCAAGATGGAGGCGGAGAAGAACGcagtcgacgacgccgcaaAGCCAcccaagcccaagaagatcaaggcTACAAAagagctggagaagggcAAGTCCAAGTGGCAAGAATTCAACTCAAAGTCTAAGTTCGGAAAGCACAAAAAGGACAGCATGTTCCGCACGCCCGATGGCGTGGGGGGCCGAGGTACGGATTCCCAAATGTTATCAGTCTGGACCACGCTAATACGCTGTTAAAGTTGGCTTCACTGGCTCCGGCCAAGCCATGCGCAAAGATCCCGGTCGCAGCCGGCATGTATATCAACAAAACGACGAGCTTGACTAATCGCTTCCAAGGGTCCAGCGTGCGGGGGGGATTTCCAACAAAAAGGAGGTTCGAGGCTTGGGCGGCGTTACGGGTGGTTTAGCGGTCTCGTTCCCTTCCTGGTAATGTGTCTTGTTTCCGCGCTACATAGGCTAACGGTTTGTACACGCGTTTTACCCCCTCCCAGGCGACTGTGAGGGCGACTGGAACCTGCGCATCTAGTGCGGAGGTCCCCCCTGATACAAATACATGAGATGCCCAACTTCCCCATCTCCTAGGTCGTCTTGACTAAACGTTTGGCTGCACAGGATATCGTACACTATTATGTCGACGTCGAACCAGCGCGCTCCGGAGTTGGGCACGTCGGTTGGCAAGCTAAGGCATGCAAAGGTCAATCTTCGGCGCAATGTCTCTGGCGATCTTGAGGAAGATTTCGGCCCTCTCGCTCGTCGGCTCTGCCGCAACAGTAGGCTTGCCCAGGTCTGCATTGTCGCCGATGGATTGGTGCAAGGGGACGTCGCCCAGGAAGCTGATGTTGTGGTCTCTGCACATGCGCTCGACTCTCTCATTGGACCCGAAGACGTGCGTATTGCCGTGACAATGTGGGCAGTTGAAGAGTGACATGTTCTGGATCAAGCCCAAGATGTTGACGTTGACCTTGTTAAACATGTTGATGCCCTTGACAGCATCCTTGACGGCGAGTGTGTGAGGCgtggtgacgatgatggacCCTGGTTGGTATAAACATTTGTCATCGATCGTTTGCGAATGCGTTGCAATCCTCCTTCAGGAGCTCTATACAAGCAGGCAGGGGCCGACTTACcatcaagaagaagctgcTGAGTAATGGTTAGCTGCGTGTCGCCGGTACCAGGAGGCAGATCAAGAACAAGGATGTCCAAGGCGCCCCAGTCAACTTCGTGAAGTAGTTGTTGGATAGCCTTCATCACCATCGGTCCTCTCCACACCACAGCGTCCTCTTCTGGTACGAGGTAGCCCATCGACATAGTCTTGACACCATAGTTTGTCATTGGGACCAGCTGGTTGTCTAGCAAGTCGTCAGCCAGGTCGGGCAAAGCAGTCAATGGAGCTTTTTACTTTGTGACAACCGAGGCTCTCCCGACAGGTTGAAGAGCGTCGGGATAGATGGACCAAAGATGTCGGTGTCCAAAATGCCAGCGCGGTAACCGAGTCGGGCAAAGGCCAGTGATAGGTTTGCTGCAATTGAAATGTTCAATACAAATCACCCCACAAGTCAACTCTGATGTATGGCTAATATCTGCCTACCTGCAATCGTACTCTTGCCAACGCCACCCTTGGCGgacgagacggcgatgacCTTTTCTACGCCACGGATCTTGCGCTGGACAGGTTTCTTGGGCCAATTCGGCGGCGTGCCTGACTTGGGGAGTCCCTATGCTAGACGTAAGCCACGGAAGTCGTCTTGCGCGCACATATGTCATACCAAGGGATTCTCATGGCCGAGCACTCGGAGAGTGTATTGAAATGGCCGGGATAGCGTCGGCCTCATCGTGATGGAATCGGCAAATGACAAAGACTCGCCTTGAATCTAAATGGTATCATAAAATATGTTGAACCTAAGGACAGAGAGACCCAAAAACCGACAGCACCTCTTCAATGGTGACGGTTTTGGGATGTAAATGATTGGCTCTTACGCGGACATGTCCCCGGCGGAGTATCTTCGGCTAGGGAGTCTTCCGCACATAGCTACAGCGCGGTCGACTCCCAAGTGACACCTGACGGACTTAGCAGTCTGGACCGTTGATGATTGTCCATCTGTGGGACTTGCTGATGCGTGGAGTTCGACAAAGGCTCATCTGGTGTGTGATGCTATTGTTCTTCCAGCGGAACAATGGCCAGCAACACAACACGTGACCTGGCGACGAAGACAAGCCCCATAATTAGCCAATTGGTCTGTGTACACCTGCAGATACGTACATTTCCACCGCGCTCTCGAGTTCATATTGATGAGATGAACGTGAACAACTAACTGGCTGTGGACGCGCTGGAACCGACATCCATCCCACTAGAAAGTCGCCGTCGCAAGTCACGACCTCCACGCCCCGCTGCTCAAGCATGAGATTTTCATTGATGAAGGACTCATAGTTTTCTCTCGTACACTGCGTCTCATCTCATAGTTCTGATACCCCCTTGGCTTCTTTTTTCTATTTGTTTGGTTTGCGCGGTCGGTTTTTTCCACTTTATCCATCACCAAGGCCTGGTCTCACTCACCCAGACCTCATTCGTTCCAACTGCTGCTTCGTCGAAATTGGCCCGCCCGCGCAAAAGACAGCAAAGCGCATAGAACCTTCGGAGGCCGGCTCAGCACGGATTTGAACAAGCCACACACTCGAATAGGACCACTATGGCTTCCCCCTCGGCACTGTTCGACCTGGGTCAGGGGCGTCGCGATCTGGCGGCCCTGCCCGCCGACTGGCAACAAAACATTAGAGAAGCTGTAAGTCTCGCCGCT from Colletotrichum higginsianum IMI 349063 chromosome 4, whole genome shotgun sequence includes:
- a CDS encoding Nucleotide binding protein is translated as MRPTLSRPFQYTLRVLGHENPLGLPKSGTPPNWPKKPVQRKIRGVEKVIAVSSAKGGVGKSTIAANLSLAFARLGYRAGILDTDIFGPSIPTLFNLSGEPRLSQNNQLVPMTNYGVKTMSMGYLVPEEDAVVWRGPMVMKAIQQLLHEVDWGALDILVLDLPPGTGDTQLTITQQLLLDGSIIVTTPHTLAVKDAVKGINMFNKVNVNILGLIQNMSLFNCPHCHGNTHVFGSNERVERMCRDHNISFLGDVPLHQSIGDNADLGKPTVAAEPTSERAEIFLKIARDIAPKIDLCMP